From a region of the Buchnera aphidicola str. Ak (Acyrthosiphon kondoi) genome:
- the mraY gene encoding phospho-N-acetylmuramoyl-pentapeptide-transferase, with the protein MLIFFNKYLNFNLNIISCIPYRAIFSLLTSFFINLYIGPHFIYHLKKLQKCQIIRKNGPKTHYIKNNTPTMGGIFIIFSILFSIILYCNLSNTYVWYVVSILIGYGAIGLIDDYKKIRYKNTQGLKIKWKYFWLSIFALGFIYIINANNKDFMITTLMIPFFKKSFEINYLYIFLAYFIIVGTSNAVNLTDGLDGLAIMPVVFLTCGFTLISLFSGNINSSNFLHINYIKNSGELSILCMAIIGSGLGFLWFNSYPAKIFMGDVGSLSLGGALGTIAILLHQELLLIIMGGVFVVETISVILQIISFKMRKKRIFKMAPIHHHYEIIGILEPLIIVRFWIISLILLLISLISLKVY; encoded by the coding sequence ATGTTAATATTTTTTAATAAATATTTAAATTTTAACTTAAATATTATTTCTTGTATTCCATATCGTGCAATATTTAGCTTATTAACTTCTTTTTTTATTAATTTATATATTGGACCACATTTTATATATCATCTTAAAAAATTACAAAAATGTCAAATCATACGAAAAAATGGACCGAAAACACACTATATAAAAAATAATACACCTACTATGGGTGGAATTTTTATAATTTTTTCTATATTATTTTCAATAATATTATATTGTAATTTATCAAATACTTATGTTTGGTATGTTGTAAGTATTTTAATAGGATACGGTGCAATAGGTTTAATAGATGATTATAAAAAAATAAGATATAAAAACACTCAAGGATTAAAAATAAAATGGAAATATTTTTGGTTATCTATTTTTGCTTTAGGATTTATTTATATAATAAATGCTAATAATAAAGATTTTATGATCACTACATTAATGATTCCTTTTTTTAAAAAATCTTTTGAAATCAATTATTTATATATATTTCTTGCTTATTTCATAATAGTTGGCACTAGCAATGCAGTAAATCTCACAGACGGATTAGATGGATTAGCTATTATGCCTGTTGTTTTTTTAACTTGTGGTTTTACATTAATATCTTTATTCAGTGGAAATATAAATAGCTCTAATTTTTTACATATTAATTATATAAAAAATTCAGGAGAATTATCTATATTATGTATGGCAATTATTGGTTCAGGATTGGGTTTTTTATGGTTTAATAGTTATCCAGCTAAAATTTTTATGGGAGATGTTGGTTCTCTATCACTAGGTGGTGCTTTAGGAACTATAGCAATATTATTACATCAAGAATTATTGCTAATTATTATGGGTGGTGTTTTTGTTGTTGAAACAATATCTGTTATTCTACAAATCATATCATTTAAAATGAGAAAAAAAAGAATTTTTAAAATGGCACCAATTCATCACCATTATGAAATTATAGGCATATTAGAACCTTTAATTATTGTAAGATTTTGGATTATTTCATTGATTTTATTGTTAATAAGTCTTATTTCCTTAAAGGTATATTGA
- a CDS encoding UDP-N-acetylmuramoyl-tripeptide--D-alanyl-D-alanine ligase, producing the protein MISLSLKKIAFITNGKLCGIDLLINEIIIDTNKIIPGCLFIALIGKKFDAHIFINEAIKKGCSAFITQKDIKSYVSYIIVENTSIALGQIAGWIRNKTNAKILAITGSCGKTSVKEMTASILKKNGNTISTINNLNNNIGVPITVLQLTKKHKYAVIELGASNPGEISYTSNIIQPEIILINNIHCAHLKGFKSLLGVSKAKSEIFSGLKPNGTVVINLDSHHLSQWKKYIKKNNILYFSIKKKNIVIFFPATLKFMHMAHLLQCIHHLEKQIFHYHF; encoded by the coding sequence ATGATTTCGTTATCATTAAAAAAAATTGCTTTTATTACTAACGGAAAATTATGTGGAATAGATTTATTAATAAATGAAATTATTATTGATACTAATAAAATTATTCCAGGTTGTCTTTTTATTGCTTTAATCGGTAAAAAGTTCGATGCTCATATATTTATAAACGAGGCTATTAAAAAAGGATGTTCTGCATTTATTACCCAAAAAGATATAAAATCTTATGTATCGTATATTATAGTAGAAAATACATCTATTGCTTTAGGTCAAATTGCTGGTTGGATTCGAAATAAAACAAATGCAAAAATATTAGCTATTACTGGTTCTTGTGGAAAAACTTCAGTAAAAGAAATGACAGCATCTATATTAAAAAAAAATGGAAATACAATATCAACTATTAATAATTTAAATAATAATATTGGGGTGCCTATTACTGTATTGCAGTTAACAAAAAAACATAAATATGCTGTAATTGAATTAGGAGCAAGTAACCCAGGTGAAATTTCTTATACCAGCAATATTATTCAACCAGAAATTATATTAATTAATAATATTCATTGTGCTCATTTAAAAGGATTTAAATCATTACTAGGAGTATCTAAAGCTAAATCAGAAATATTTTCTGGTTTAAAACCTAATGGTACAGTTGTAATTAATTTAGATAGTCATCATCTTTCACAATGGAAAAAATATATAAAGAAAAACAATATTTTATACTTTTCTATCAAAAAAAAAAACATAGTAATTTTTTTTCCAGCAACATTAAAATTCATGCATATGGCACATCTTTTACAATGCATACACCATTTGGAAAAACAAATATTTCATTACCATTTTTAG
- a CDS encoding glutamate ligase domain-containing protein produces the protein MHTPFGKTNISLPFLGYQNISNALAASALSFALKIPLKKIKTGLLETPIISRRLESIILKPNKILIDDTYNSNVSSMISAIKVLEKMPGYKILVTGDMAELGEKSTLYHKMIGNTANLSNINKIFSIGNMSHEITKIFDNGKHFFNKRNLSEYLKKIVCKEKKITILIKGSRSAKMEEVVEDLIKESKKKC, from the coding sequence ATGCATACACCATTTGGAAAAACAAATATTTCATTACCATTTTTAGGTTATCAAAACATATCTAATGCATTAGCAGCCAGTGCTCTTTCTTTTGCGCTTAAAATACCTTTAAAAAAAATAAAAACAGGACTATTAGAAACGCCTATAATTTCAAGAAGACTAGAATCTATCATATTAAAACCTAATAAAATTTTAATTGATGATACTTATAATTCTAATGTTTCATCTATGATTTCAGCAATAAAAGTCTTAGAAAAAATGCCTGGTTATAAAATATTAGTTACTGGAGATATGGCTGAATTAGGAGAGAAAAGCACTTTATATCATAAAATGATAGGCAATACTGCTAACTTATCTAATATTAATAAAATTTTTAGTATTGGCAACATGAGTCATGAAATTACCAAGATTTTTGATAATGGTAAGCATTTTTTTAATAAAAGAAATCTAAGCGAATATTTAAAAAAAATTGTTTGTAAGGAAAAAAAAATAACAATATTAATAAAAGGATCTCGTAGTGCAAAAATGGAGGAAGTGGTAGAAGATCTTATTAAGGAGAGCAAAAAAAAATGTTAA